The Levilactobacillus namurensis genomic interval AATCCATTTAAGTGCGTTATTAATACCAGAGGCATAAGATCTTTTTTCATCATTTTCAAACGTAACAGCATGATTTTTATCAATAACTAAATGTGCGTTTCTCTTTTTATAACTAGGTGCACCGTGGCGCCAGTTAGAAAAATAAGATAAAAATTTTTGAGAATATATTTCAGAATATTGATCACCATCAAGTATTCGCATTTTTGTTTCAGGAAATAAAATCTCAAACGCTTTTCCCGCAAAGTAATGATCAAAAAAGCTTTGAATCGTACCAATAAAATTTGGATACTCAATATTGGGTAATCCATAAAGCTCAACTCAATCTTTAATTTCTTTTACAGCAATATTTGTATGTGTGATACAACATATACCTTTATCACCCCGTTTTTGCTTTGTTAGAAGTGAAATTAGCTTAGCGGCTAAAATTGTCGTTTTCCCCGATCCTGGTCCTGCTACAACATTAATATTTCCCCCCGCAATAATAGCCTTCATCTGCTCCAAAGAAAAGTGTTCTCCTGCTGGCAACAAAATACGTTCAATACGCCCGATACTTTCAATATCATCCATTTTTCTCTCCAATGTAATTAACTGCCACATGCAAACATAATTGCATTTATAAGATATGCACAGTAACTATCCTGCAATACTGATTTTTTTAGCTCATTTCTTCTCTCGCCTTTCAAATGGTGTATTCTTTCGGCAAGAATTTGGGCAGTCTCAGCTTTTGACAATGTACTATTTTCAAACCAAATATATAGTTTAACTAAATTATACTTGCGGAGATTTTCAATAAAATCACTTCTTTTCTCCTCAGAGACGCTCTTACCGTCAAACTTTACATCTGTCATGGACTCTAACAAGAGCTCACGCATAGGACTCTTCAATAATGAATATTCTAAAGTCCACGCAGGAGACACAAAAACCCTTTGCGTAACATTCAAATCATCATACTGTCTCTGAAGTTTAAACTCTTTCTTTTCTTGAGCGTCCTTTAGTTCATCTTCACTTAACATTTGGAATGCTAATTTCGCAATAGTATCTGAATTTTCACTCAAAAAATTTAAGTTCATTCTTTTTCGAAGCTGATTAAAAGCCAAAAAATTTTTTCCAAAATCATCACGGGTTAATTGTCTAGAAACAAGCAGGCGATTTATCTCGTTAACATTTTCATTATTAATGCAAAAAGTATACGGTCTAATATCAGAATCTCTTATTATCACAATCGGTAAATCAACTCTGGGCGTATCCGGCCTTCTTGCAAATAATTTGACATAATTATCAAAACTGCGTCCTCCAACATCTACTATGGACACACCGTACTCATGTAATGGATAACCTACTAAATCTGCTAAAGCTGGAAGCAAAATATTTTCAGCATACCCTTCTACAAAAATCAATCCTTTCG includes:
- a CDS encoding UvrD-helicase domain-containing protein, coding for MDDIESIGRIERILLPAGEHFSLEQMKAIIAGGNINVVAGPGSGKTTILAAKLISLLTKQKRGDKGICCITHTNIAVKEIKD